AGGCTGAGCTGACCCTCACGAGAAGTAGGAGATATGGAGGGGAGGCCACTGCCATGGGAACTTTCTAGAAGCAACCCCCACCCCGCAAAAGGGCTGCAGCATTGAGTATAGACATTCAGTTCTTCCACTGTCCAGCTCAATAGCAGACACCGGGAAACGGTCAAAGTGCAGGAGCAATTCAGGACGTGACTATCAGCTTCCAGGTGGGAGCTGAGCCTGGCTGGCACTGGGGGGCGTGTCCATCAGCAGCTGGGCTTCTGACCTGAGCACACAGGGCTGCAGAAGAGGGACATGCAGGAGGCCGGGCGGCAGCAGCTGGACtggcaggaggaggtgggggcacAGCAGGAGGGGACGGGCACGCAGCAGGCGGGCCTGTACACGGGGCGGCAGAGGAGGGACACGGAGGAGGAGGGTCTGCAGCAGGAGGTGGTGCAGCAAGCCGGCTGGCAGCTAGACTGCTGGCAGCATGAAGTGGAAGCCCCAGAGCAAACAGGCACGCAGCTCACAGGCTTGCAGCAGACAGGCACGCAGCAGCCCTGCTGGCTTTGGGAGGAGGTGCAGCAAGCCGGCTGGCAGCTAGACTGCTGGCAGCACAGAGAGGAAGCCCCAGAGCAGATGGGCACACAGCAGACAGGCTTGCAGCACACAGGCTTGCAGCAGACAGGCATGCAGCAGGCCTgctggcaggaggaggaggtgcaGCAGGCTGGCTGGCAGCTAGACTGCTGGCAGCATGAAGAGGAATCCTCAGAGCAGGTgggcacacagcacacaggctTGTAGCAGACGGGTACGCAGCAGACCTGCTGGCAGGGGGAGGAGGTGCAGCAAGCTGGCTGGCAGCTAGACTGCTGGCAGCACGAGGGCGTGCAGGAGCTGGTGCAGCCTGATTGGCAGGGGCTGGACTCACAGGCCACCTGGCAGCAAGGGCTGGACACACAGCTCACTGGGGTGCAGACCAGGGTCAGGCAGGGGGCCGGGGCACAGCAGCTGGGAGCGCAGCAGCAGGGCTCGCAGCAGCTCTCTGGGCAGTCATCCACCTGCCAGGAGTCAGAGCAAGAGTCACAGGAACCAGGAAGGCAGACGCGGCTGCTGTAGCTCAGGTCGCTGGAGCAGACGGACATGGTGGACGCTGCAGTGCTGGGGGTTGGGCTGGGCGAGATGGGAGGGAGTGGGTGAGGGAGTGAGTGAGGTGATCGGGTTTCTGGGGCTTTTATACTCCTCCCAGGCGCGTGTCGTCCAGACAGGAGGCTCAGCAGGCCCTCCCTTCCTTGTTGGGGTGTACAGCCAGCTCCAGGAGAATAAACAGTAGCTGTGTTTTTGTTTCCCAAGAGCTGTTGCTCAGTTTACAAAACTTGGAATTGGCCTGG
Above is a genomic segment from Macaca thibetana thibetana isolate TM-01 chromosome 3, ASM2454274v1, whole genome shotgun sequence containing:
- the LOC126950649 gene encoding keratin-associated protein 10-12-like, coding for MSVCSSDLSYSSRVCLPGSCDSCSDSWQVDDCPESCCEPCCCAPSCCAPAPCLTLVCTPVSCVSSPCCQVACESSPCQSGCTSSCTPSCCQQSSCQPACCTSSPCQQVCCVPACCMPVCCKPVCCKPVCCVPICSGASSLCCQQSSCQPACCTSSQSQQGCCVPVCCKPVSCVPVCSGASTSCCQQSSCQPACCTTSCCRPSSSVSLLCRPVYRPACCVPVPSCCAPTSSCQSSCCRPASCMSLFCSPVCSGQKPSC